From Anaerolineae bacterium, the proteins below share one genomic window:
- the cysE gene encoding serine O-acetyltransferase encodes MRGIIRRFLETLKEDIATVYARDPAARNTLEIILCYPGLHALWLHRLAHALWKRGLVTIPRLISHINRFLTGIEIHPGAKIGRRFFIDHGAGVVIGETAEIGDDVLMYQGAVLGGVSTEKTKRHPTVGNNVVIGAHAVILGPINIGDNSRIGAGSVVVKSVPPGSTVVGVPGRVVKINGQPQPIDLHHERIPDPLAQVMEALLERIEALEERVTYLEKKITEDQFAFANPKGGLENE; translated from the coding sequence GTGCGAGGAATAATCCGCAGGTTTCTGGAAACCCTAAAAGAAGATATAGCCACAGTTTACGCCAGAGACCCCGCCGCCCGAAATACGCTGGAGATTATCCTCTGCTATCCCGGGCTCCACGCCCTCTGGCTCCACCGCCTGGCTCATGCTCTGTGGAAACGAGGCCTCGTGACTATACCTCGCCTTATATCCCACATAAACCGTTTCCTGACCGGAATAGAAATCCACCCTGGAGCCAAAATAGGCCGACGCTTCTTCATAGATCACGGAGCAGGGGTGGTTATAGGGGAAACAGCTGAAATCGGCGATGATGTTCTTATGTATCAGGGAGCTGTCCTGGGAGGCGTTTCTACTGAGAAGACCAAGAGGCATCCCACCGTAGGAAACAATGTAGTCATAGGCGCCCACGCCGTAATCCTTGGACCCATAAATATAGGCGATAATTCAAGAATAGGAGCAGGCTCTGTAGTGGTAAAATCCGTCCCCCCAGGCTCTACCGTGGTGGGTGTGCCTGGAAGGGTGGTTAAAATCAACGGGCAACCTCAGCCCATTGACCTGCACCATGAACGCATCCCCGACCCCTTGGCTCAGGTGATGGAGGCTCTACTGGAGAGGATAGAAGCTCTGGAAGAAAGGGTGACTTATCTGGAAAAGAAAATAACAGAAGACCAGTTTGCTTTTGCCAATCCAAAAGGAGGACTGGAAAATGAGTGA
- the nifS gene encoding cysteine desulfurase NifS: protein MSERKRIVYMDHAATTPVDPRVLEAMLPYFSQKFGNASSIYSLGREARQAVEEARRTVAEILHAKPEEIIFTSCGSESDNLAIRGVAFAQRHRGKGNHIITSPIEHHAVGHTVEQLEKYFGFEVTYVPVDKYGVVDPDDVGRAIRDDTVLITIMYANNEVGTIEPIAEIGKIARKKGIPFHTDAVQAAGALSLNVDELNVDLMSLSGHKFYAPKGIGILYVRKGTPLLPMQTGGGHEHNRRAGTENVPYIVGIATALKLAYEEFESNNSHVKRLRDKLVQGILERIPNAYLTGHPTDRLPNNASFIFKNAEGESILLGLDLKGVCASSGSACTSGSLEPSHVLLAMGIPPEDAHGSIRLTLGRENTDEDVEYVLEVLPPIVQRLREMSPFS from the coding sequence ATGAGTGAGAGAAAGCGTATAGTTTACATGGACCATGCCGCTACAACTCCTGTGGACCCGAGAGTTCTTGAGGCTATGCTTCCGTATTTTAGCCAGAAGTTCGGGAATGCTTCCAGTATATATAGTTTGGGCAGAGAAGCACGCCAGGCAGTGGAAGAAGCTCGCCGCACTGTGGCCGAAATCCTCCACGCTAAACCGGAGGAGATAATTTTCACCAGTTGCGGTTCAGAAAGTGATAACTTGGCTATAAGAGGGGTAGCCTTCGCCCAGAGGCACAGAGGCAAGGGAAATCACATAATCACTTCCCCCATAGAGCACCACGCTGTCGGCCACACTGTGGAACAGCTTGAGAAATATTTCGGCTTTGAGGTCACTTATGTCCCTGTGGATAAATATGGAGTGGTAGACCCAGACGATGTGGGGCGAGCTATAAGGGATGATACTGTCCTCATAACCATCATGTATGCCAACAATGAGGTGGGAACTATTGAGCCTATCGCTGAAATTGGCAAAATAGCCCGCAAGAAAGGCATCCCCTTCCACACCGACGCCGTTCAGGCAGCTGGTGCTCTTAGTCTTAATGTGGACGAGCTTAATGTGGATCTTATGTCTCTTTCAGGCCACAAATTCTACGCCCCTAAGGGGATTGGAATTCTCTATGTTCGGAAAGGGACCCCACTTCTTCCAATGCAAACAGGGGGAGGGCACGAGCACAACCGCAGAGCTGGCACCGAAAATGTCCCCTACATCGTTGGGATCGCTACGGCTTTGAAGCTGGCTTACGAAGAATTTGAGTCTAACAATTCCCATGTAAAGCGCCTTAGGGATAAGCTTGTTCAGGGAATTCTGGAACGCATCCCCAATGCTTATCTTACAGGTCACCCAACAGATCGGCTTCCGAACAATGCCAGTTTCATCTTCAAGAACGCCGAAGGAGAATCGATCCTGCTGGGGCTCGATCTTAAGGGGGTGTGCGCCTCCAGTGGCTCGGCCTGCACCAGTGGCTCTCTGGAGCCAAGCCACGTCCTTCTGGCCATGGGCATACCACCCGAAGATGCCCACGGCTCTATAAGGCTCACCCTTGGCCGGGAAAATACCGATGAGGATGTGGAATACGTCCTGGAGGTCCTTCCACCTATAGTGCAGAGACTGAGGGAAATGAGTCCGTTCTCTTAA